The genomic stretch CGCGTGCTCCGCATGTGCCTCGGTGACGCCTGGACGGCTTCTCGGATCTCATGCCATATGCAGGCATATTTTTCATGACATCTCCACATGGCGGATGATGCCTCCACGCGAGGCGGTGCTCGGAGCCGCTCTTCGACGGCGGGAGACGGTGTGCTGGTCCTGGACACGAATGATCTTCCACTCGGTGACCGGATCGACGCCTACCGGACGGTGGCCGTCGAGGAGAGTGGCATCGACGCAGTCGAGGAGGAAGAGCCCGAGGGCACCATTTGGAGGCGGATCGAGCTCTGGGACCTCGGGGCGCTCACCCTGTTCACCTGTCAGGGCACAGGCATGCACATCGCCCGATCCCTTCGACAGGCACGACGGGACGCGTGGGACACCGTCGCCGTGAGCATTCAGGTGCGGGGTGACGGTGGCTTCGCCTACCACGACCATCAGCGCCGCATCACGCCAGACAGCCTGTCACTCCTTCACATGCCCGACGGGTACGAATACTCGTGGTCCGGCATCGGGGGCACGCTGGCCTTCATGATCGAGGCGGAGAGACTGACTCTGCCGACGGACACAGTCCGCGCATCTGTCCCACTCCTCCATCACAGCCCCATCGGAACGCTGCTCCTGAACCATGTTCACGGCCTGCACCGTGTCGCCGACCAGCTCAGCGGCGGCCCTGGGATCGACGCCCTGGTCAACGCCACGACAGAACTGACTCGCGCCTGGATCGTGTCCGTTGCCGGCGACGACCGCGTCCGCTCCCGGGTCGCGCAGGAAACCCTCCTCACGCGCATCCTGGCCTACGCCCGGCTCCATTTGCGGGAGC from Streptomyces davaonensis JCM 4913 encodes the following:
- a CDS encoding helix-turn-helix domain-containing protein; protein product: MLVLDTNDLPLGDRIDAYRTVAVEESGIDAVEEEEPEGTIWRRIELWDLGALTLFTCQGTGMHIARSLRQARRDAWDTVAVSIQVRGDGGFAYHDHQRRITPDSLSLLHMPDGYEYSWSGIGGTLAFMIEAERLTLPTDTVRASVPLLHHSPIGTLLLNHVHGLHRVADQLSGGPGIDALVNATTELTRAWIVSVAGDDRVRSRVAQETLLTRILAYARLHLREPDLTPQRIAWAHNMSVRTLYRLCEDSGLSLEQWIIRRRLEGTRNDLAAPAHQNRTIQSIARSWGFTNAAYFSRRFGHTFGTTPSRWRQISQF